The Natranaeroarchaeum aerophilus DNA window TCATCGACCAGCTGCACCGGTCGGTCTGGGACCTGGAGATCGAAGAGGAGGCCGCCGTGCGGCTGATGGATCGCGTCGGCGAAGCGGACTATCGGATCACGCAGGGCGCAAACGAGCAGGTCCAGCTAGAGGCAATGCTGGCCTCGCTCGCGCTGGAGACTGGCGAGTAGTCCACCGGAAACGTCGCCAGCCGGTCAGCAGTGGCCGCCGTGTCCGGTATGGCGTTCGCCCTCGCCGTTCCCGGCGTGGCGCTCGCTATGCTGGTGACCGGTGTGCTGTTCCCGGGGTTCGTGCTCGGCGTGATGTTCACCGTGCTCGTGCTCGGCGTGGTGCGGACCGTGGGCATGTTCAGTGCCGTGCATTCCCGGGACATGCTCGGTTGCCATACTGTCCATCATCTCGCCGAACTGCCCGGGCGCGTGATCGGCCATCGTTCCGACGGGGCCGTTCGTCTGCGGACTCTGCTGGTTAGTCGCATCAGCACTGACGAAGCCGACGGCTCCGAACAGCGCGACGACGATCGCGAGTGCAACAACGATTGTGGTCAGTGTCTGTCTCATGGTGGGTCGTCCAGTTGTACAAAGTGGGGTCGAGTGGTTATGTCCACGGCCGTGAACTCATCTACGAGAACGTTTTAGAACGTTTTTACGCGGTTTTGAGGCGTTCCTTTCGAAGAGATCGTTCGTCCGGCCAGATATCGGGAGTGTAGCGCTACGGCTCGTCGAGCTCGTCCGACGGGTACACGCGATACGTCCGCCCTTGCGGTTCGCGGTAGAGCAGTCCGCGCTGTTCGAGGTCACTCACCGTCTGGCTCACTTTGCTCTTCGAGAAGTCCGCACGATCACGAAGTTCGATCTGGGTCAGCCCCGGCGAGTCGACGACCGGCTGGAGAATGCGGCGTTCGTCTTCGGGCAGGACGTCAAGCAGGGGGCGTGATGGACGGTCTGGCTCGTCGGCATCACTCGACTCGACAGTATCACCGGTTCCACCGTCGCCTGCCGTGTCCGCAGCCGAATCGACGCCAGCATCAGCCGCCACCGGGTCGTCGGCCATCACCGCACTCGTGGTCCCAGTAGCATCGTCCGCGACGAACTGATCGCGGACCGCGAGGTAGCCACCGCCCGCGAGGGCAACGGCGACGACGGTGCCGAGCAGGTACCATAGCGGGTGCGTGCCGTGCATCGCCGTCGCGCCCCCCATATGCCCGCCCATCTCTCCCAGCGCGAGCCACTGCTGGTAGGACTGCCAGGTGAACGCGAGGCCGAGGACGAACACGGTCCCGACGAGTGCGAGCGCGACGTAATCTGCCTGTCTTGCGTTCACGGTCTTGTGGTAATCTTGCACGCGAACGTATCAAAGCGTTCTGTTTTCACCGCTCACTTTTCCGGGGCCAGTGAACGATTGTATCGACTTCATCGAGATCCTGGAAGTCGGAATCGCCGGTATAGAGCCGATCACAGTCGAGAACGCTCGCGGTTGCCAGATGAATTGCGTCCGCATACGACAGTTCCCGCTCCCGCCGCTCGTAATATTTCGATCGGAGTTCGGACGCATAGATCGCGATCTCCGTCGAGACGGG harbors:
- a CDS encoding helix-turn-helix transcriptional regulator, with the protein product MNARQADYVALALVGTVFVLGLAFTWQSYQQWLALGEMGGHMGGATAMHGTHPLWYLLGTVVAVALAGGGYLAVRDQFVADDATGTTSAVMADDPVAADAGVDSAADTAGDGGTGDTVESSDADEPDRPSRPLLDVLPEDERRILQPVVDSPGLTQIELRDRADFSKSKVSQTVSDLEQRGLLYREPQGRTYRVYPSDELDEP